TCCGAATTGAAATTTTTAAAGAAAATTTGGGAAGCATATTTACTTTTAGTCTTAAGCAATTAAAATTTTCTACATATAATAAAGTTTGAATATTGACGAAGTAGTCGAAAGCTCCAATAAATACTTAAAAAATAAAGAAAAAAACACACTTTTATAACCTATATGACAGTTTCGTATGGAGAATAATCAAAAAATTAAAATTTCAACCACCGAAACAAAGGAATACCGTCTAAAAGTAAAATTTTATAATTTCGTTGCTATGGGTAAAACACAATAAGAAACACTATATATTGCAAGAAAGGGGCTATCCAAATATCTTTTTGGACAGCCCCTACCTTGTTACCAGGAAACTCTATTTAAAACCTTTTTGCTAACTCCTCAGCCTCTTTCAATGCATTTGCGATAATCTTTTCTACATCCTCACCTACAATATCAAGCCGCTGAGCTAAAATTACCTGAAAATCCTCAACTCCCATAAAACCCAGAATGGTTCTTAGGTACCTGCTTGCCATTTCAAAGTCTGAAAATGGTGGTGTTTTGAAGTCACCGCCTGTTGCCATGATATGAACTGCTTTTTTGCCACGAAGAAGTCCCACGGCCCCCTGTTCTGTGTATTTAAAGGTTATTCCTGAGACTGTAATGTAGTCTATATACGCCTTGAGGATTGCAGGAATGCTCAAATTCCACATAGGTGCTGCAAACACGTACTTGTCAGCCTCAGCAAACTGATAAGCATACTTCA
The DNA window shown above is from Fervidobacterium gondwanense DSM 13020 and carries:
- a CDS encoding FMN-dependent NADH-azoreductase, with product MAKLLYIKANPKNNENSRTFIISEHFIKVYKEHHPQDEIVLLDLYKEGIHFLTENDIADVFGPKTEASKHHPILKYAYQFAEADKYVFAAPMWNLSIPAILKAYIDYITVSGITFKYTEQGAVGLLRGKKAVHIMATGGDFKTPPFSDFEMASRYLRTILGFMGVEDFQVILAQRLDIVGEDVEKIIANALKEAEELAKRF